Proteins encoded together in one Oceanobacillus iheyensis HTE831 window:
- the yajC gene encoding preprotein translocase subunit YajC → MEAIMPFMWIIIMFAIFYFLLIRPQQKRQKQVKQMQDNLEKGNDIITIGGLHAKIHALDEGTIVLITPEGTKLTYDRNAIREVKQD, encoded by the coding sequence ATGGAAGCTATTATGCCATTTATGTGGATTATAATAATGTTTGCGATTTTTTATTTCTTACTTATTCGTCCACAACAAAAGCGTCAAAAGCAAGTAAAACAAATGCAGGATAACTTAGAAAAAGGTAATGATATTATTACTATCGGTGGCTTACACGCTAAAATCCATGCGTTAGATGAAGGCACGATCGTTTTGATTACACCAGAAGGTACAAAGCTAACTTACGATCGTAATGCTATTCGCGAAGTTAAACAAGACTAA
- the tgt gene encoding tRNA guanosine(34) transglycosylase Tgt translates to MNPITYELIKTDKQTGARLGRVHTPHGSFDTPTFMPVGTLATVKTMSPEDLQSMQANIILSNTYHLWLRPGEDIIREAGGLHKFMNWDGAILTDSGGFQVFSLSDMREIKEEGVHFRNHLNGEKLFLSPEKAMDIQNALGSDIMMAFDECPPYPAEYDYMKASVERTSRWAERCLQAHNRPHDQGLFGIVQGGEYEALRKQSAEDLVSLDFPGYAIGGLSVGEPKHVMNKVLEFTTPFLPSNKPRYLMGVGSPDALIDGAIRGVDMFDCVLPTRIARNGTCMTSNGRLVVRNAKYARDFNPIDEHCSCHVCKNYSRAYIRHLIKCNETFGFRLTTYHNLHFLLKLMEQVRTAIKEDRLGDFKESFFEQYGLNKANPKNF, encoded by the coding sequence ATGAATCCAATAACGTATGAATTAATTAAGACGGATAAACAAACTGGTGCTAGATTAGGACGAGTTCATACTCCTCATGGGTCGTTTGATACGCCAACATTTATGCCAGTAGGGACGTTGGCAACAGTAAAAACGATGAGCCCAGAAGATTTGCAATCCATGCAAGCAAATATTATATTATCAAATACGTATCACCTTTGGTTACGGCCTGGTGAAGATATTATTCGAGAAGCTGGCGGATTGCATAAGTTTATGAATTGGGATGGAGCAATTCTTACTGATTCTGGTGGTTTTCAAGTATTTAGTCTGAGTGATATGCGAGAGATAAAAGAAGAAGGAGTCCATTTTCGTAATCACTTAAATGGAGAGAAACTTTTTCTATCTCCAGAAAAAGCCATGGATATTCAAAATGCTCTTGGATCTGATATTATGATGGCCTTTGATGAATGTCCTCCATATCCAGCGGAATATGATTACATGAAAGCCTCGGTAGAAAGAACTTCTCGCTGGGCGGAGAGATGTTTACAGGCGCATAATCGTCCTCATGATCAAGGTTTGTTTGGAATAGTCCAAGGTGGGGAATATGAAGCGTTGCGAAAGCAAAGTGCGGAAGATTTAGTTTCATTAGATTTTCCTGGTTATGCAATTGGTGGACTTTCTGTTGGAGAGCCAAAGCATGTTATGAATAAAGTATTAGAATTTACAACTCCATTTTTACCATCTAATAAACCGCGTTATTTAATGGGAGTTGGCTCGCCAGATGCACTTATAGATGGGGCGATTCGCGGTGTAGATATGTTTGACTGTGTATTACCAACTAGAATTGCTCGAAATGGAACATGCATGACATCAAACGGACGATTAGTAGTAAGAAATGCAAAATATGCTCGAGATTTTAATCCGATAGATGAGCATTGTAGTTGTCATGTTTGTAAGAATTATTCAAGAGCGTACATCAGGCATTTAATAAAATGTAATGAAACTTTTGGGTTCAGACTTACGACTTATCATAACTTGCATTTTCTGTTAAAATTAATGGAGCAAGTTCGAACTGCTATAAAAGAAGATCGACTTGGTGATTTCAAAGAGTCATTCTTTGAACAATATGGATTAAACAAAGCTAATCCAAAGAACTTTTAG
- a CDS encoding TIGR04086 family membrane protein has translation MNKNQWTALLYGWVALFGILIISSFILALLLNFTEFSESALSLVTLIIGILALFIGGLIAGLKGKNKGWMIGAMIGVGFTLLIFLVQYLGYQQGFTLKQTAYHSLYLAVALLGGIIGVNLSGTEEVE, from the coding sequence TTGAATAAAAATCAATGGACTGCGTTATTATATGGATGGGTTGCTTTATTCGGAATTCTAATCATCTCTAGTTTCATTCTGGCATTACTGCTTAATTTCACAGAATTCAGTGAGTCAGCTTTAAGTTTAGTAACTTTAATAATTGGTATTTTAGCTCTTTTTATTGGGGGATTAATCGCAGGATTAAAAGGTAAAAATAAGGGTTGGATGATAGGAGCTATGATTGGAGTAGGTTTCACCTTACTCATATTTCTAGTCCAATATTTAGGGTACCAACAAGGATTCACATTAAAACAGACTGCTTATCATAGCCTTTATTTAGCTGTCGCACTGCTTGGGGGTATCATAGGGGTAAATTTATCTGGTACTGAAGAAGTTGAGTGA
- a CDS encoding ArsB/NhaD family transporter, translating to MEITLTAIIFIVSYIFIMTEKINRAIIALAGGTLLILTGVYTIDEVFTQYIDWNTIALLFSMMVLISITEKTGLFTFIAIRFAQKVKGNQVALLIGSGILTAIGSAFLDNVTTVLIFVPIMIQITKLLKLPLFPYLLMIIFSSNIGGSATLIGDPPNIMIGQAVDHFTFLSFLQHTAPVAIIMFVIQLVLLLVLFRKPLKNARPEVEKIVKLDAKEKLLISPLLYKSVSVLLLTIMGFILHSIVHVSMTAIALSGAILLLLLTEKDLHTEHVFSKVEWVTLFFFIGLFTIVGGLEQVGIIDELARLLVATTEGDYVTTTILILWMSGIFSGFIDNIPFVAAMIPVIQEFESYGMIYLDPIWWALAIGACLGGNATLIGASANVVVAGMAESAGEKISFLRFMKFGMIIVFLSLIVSSIYIYFRYLLPYTNM from the coding sequence ATGGAAATAACTCTTACAGCAATTATATTTATCGTAAGCTATATATTTATTATGACGGAGAAAATTAATCGGGCAATTATTGCACTTGCAGGAGGAACACTTTTAATATTAACAGGGGTTTATACGATAGATGAGGTATTTACGCAATATATTGATTGGAATACAATTGCCTTATTGTTTTCGATGATGGTTCTTATTTCAATCACTGAAAAAACAGGACTGTTCACTTTTATAGCAATTCGTTTTGCTCAAAAAGTAAAAGGTAATCAGGTAGCTTTACTGATTGGTTCTGGGATTTTAACGGCTATTGGATCGGCTTTTCTAGATAATGTAACAACTGTACTAATTTTTGTACCGATAATGATTCAAATAACGAAATTATTAAAACTACCTTTGTTTCCCTACTTATTAATGATTATTTTTAGTTCAAATATAGGGGGTTCAGCAACCTTAATTGGTGATCCTCCGAATATAATGATTGGACAGGCTGTAGATCATTTCACATTCCTCTCATTTTTACAGCATACAGCTCCAGTAGCAATAATCATGTTTGTTATTCAGTTAGTATTATTGTTAGTCCTATTTCGTAAGCCTTTAAAGAATGCAAGACCAGAAGTCGAGAAAATAGTGAAATTAGATGCAAAGGAAAAATTATTAATCTCACCTTTATTATATAAGTCGGTAAGTGTTTTATTGCTTACCATAATGGGTTTTATCCTGCATTCCATCGTACATGTCTCCATGACTGCAATTGCATTATCAGGAGCAATACTTCTATTACTACTAACGGAGAAGGATTTACATACGGAGCACGTTTTTTCTAAAGTCGAGTGGGTAACATTATTTTTCTTTATTGGTTTATTTACCATTGTTGGTGGTTTAGAACAAGTTGGTATAATTGATGAACTCGCAAGATTACTTGTTGCAACAACTGAAGGAGACTACGTAACGACTACAATTCTTATATTATGGATGTCTGGTATATTCTCTGGATTTATTGATAATATTCCATTTGTCGCAGCAATGATTCCAGTAATTCAAGAATTTGAATCTTATGGAATGATATATTTAGACCCAATATGGTGGGCGTTAGCAATAGGTGCTTGTTTAGGAGGTAATGCAACCTTAATTGGTGCTTCGGCAAATGTTGTTGTTGCGGGGATGGCAGAGAGTGCAGGTGAAAAAATTTCCTTTCTTCGTTTTATGAAATTTGGAATGATCATTGTATTTTTATCTTTGATTGTTTCATCCATATATATTTACTTCCGATATCTATTACCATATACCAACATGTAG
- a CDS encoding DUF2905 domain-containing protein yields MGKMFIIIGVVFIIIGILWTFIGRLPGDITINKGNFTFHFPIVTSIVVSIILTLIMFIIGRFR; encoded by the coding sequence ATGGGTAAAATGTTTATTATCATTGGAGTTGTTTTTATCATAATTGGTATTCTGTGGACGTTCATTGGCAGATTGCCCGGGGATATTACTATAAATAAAGGTAATTTTACATTTCATTTTCCAATTGTAACTTCAATTGTTGTTAGTATTATTTTGACATTGATTATGTTTATCATTGGAAGATTTCGTTAA
- the spoVB gene encoding stage V sporulation protein B, with protein MTKQSFLQGALILIVAGMITRFMGFINRIVVARLMGEEGVGLYMMALPTLFLVMTLTQFGLPVAISKRVAEADAQNDQHRIKKIVVVSLAITLTASIVFTAILILVAPLVASTLLTDERVMVPLIVISPIIPIAAMSAVLRGYFQGKQNMTPQSVAQVIEQIVRIICVAVFIQLLLPYGVEYAAAGAMFSVILGEFISLLYMVRKFKRKRTVKVRNNFFRVLSEGKQTAKDLFSISLPTLGSRMIGSFSNFLDPILVVQSLAIAGVTATVATKQYGELTGYAMPLLFLPTFITSSLSIALVPSIAEAEANKQISVIHNRIHQSIRISFASGAISTVVLTVFATEILTYMYGTDSASKFLLLMAPFFLFLYIQAPLQSALQALDLARPAMWNSLIGMGLKFIVMILFASNPSFGILGAAMAICVSVVIVTLLHLAVLKKNINYMIPFIDFVKMIILVGLTFWIGYSLKQFIPNLDGQIFIFGTLLIALLSIYILLLFILKFITKQELQQIPLFRKK; from the coding sequence ATGACCAAACAATCATTTCTACAAGGAGCTTTAATATTAATTGTTGCTGGAATGATCACCCGATTTATGGGGTTTATTAACCGGATAGTTGTTGCAAGATTGATGGGAGAAGAAGGTGTCGGACTATACATGATGGCATTACCAACTTTATTTTTGGTAATGACATTAACACAGTTCGGACTTCCAGTTGCTATTTCAAAACGGGTTGCAGAAGCTGATGCACAAAATGATCAACATAGAATTAAAAAGATAGTCGTTGTATCGTTAGCTATTACTCTAACAGCTAGTATTGTCTTTACTGCAATATTAATACTTGTAGCACCTTTAGTTGCATCAACATTGCTAACCGATGAACGAGTTATGGTTCCACTTATTGTAATTAGTCCTATTATTCCAATTGCAGCTATGTCAGCAGTATTACGAGGATATTTTCAAGGAAAGCAAAATATGACCCCTCAAAGTGTAGCTCAAGTTATTGAACAAATAGTAAGAATTATCTGTGTTGCTGTATTTATTCAATTACTACTCCCTTATGGAGTAGAATACGCTGCTGCTGGAGCAATGTTTAGTGTAATTCTTGGTGAATTTATTTCTTTACTTTATATGGTCCGTAAGTTTAAACGAAAACGAACCGTTAAAGTTAGGAATAATTTTTTTAGAGTGTTAAGTGAAGGAAAACAAACTGCTAAGGACTTATTTTCTATCTCACTCCCCACCTTAGGCAGCAGAATGATTGGTTCCTTCTCTAACTTTTTAGATCCTATTTTAGTAGTTCAAAGTCTCGCAATCGCCGGAGTAACTGCTACTGTCGCCACTAAGCAATACGGTGAGCTCACCGGATATGCGATGCCATTGTTATTTCTACCAACATTTATAACAAGTTCATTATCTATTGCACTTGTACCTTCTATTGCAGAAGCAGAAGCTAATAAACAAATAAGCGTGATTCACAATCGTATCCACCAATCAATACGAATCTCCTTTGCATCTGGAGCAATTTCAACTGTTGTCCTTACGGTTTTTGCTACAGAAATACTCACGTATATGTACGGTACAGATTCTGCAAGTAAATTTTTATTGTTAATGGCACCCTTCTTCTTGTTTCTTTATATACAAGCTCCCCTACAATCTGCTCTACAGGCTCTTGATTTGGCCAGACCGGCTATGTGGAATAGCCTTATCGGTATGGGGTTAAAATTCATAGTAATGATTTTGTTTGCATCTAATCCTTCATTTGGTATTTTAGGTGCTGCAATGGCAATTTGTGTAAGTGTCGTAATTGTAACTCTCCTTCATTTAGCAGTATTGAAGAAAAACATTAATTATATGATTCCGTTTATTGATTTTGTAAAGATGATTATTTTAGTTGGTCTTACATTCTGGATCGGATATTCATTAAAACAATTCATCCCAAATCTAGACGGGCAGATATTTATATTCGGAACTTTATTAATTGCATTACTATCTATCTATATCCTATTGCTATTTATATTGAAATTTATAACAAAGCAAGAGCTTCAGCAAATTCCCTTATTTAGAAAGAAATAA
- the queA gene encoding tRNA preQ1(34) S-adenosylmethionine ribosyltransferase-isomerase QueA produces the protein MQIEDFDFHLPEELIAQTPLKDRTSSRLCVLDKQTSEITHRSFKDITTYLQAGDCLVLNDTKVLPARLYGVKSDTGAKIEVLLLHQQEEDTWEVLVKPAKKVKVGTEIIFGNGKLKATCIDLKDHGGRIMTFSYTGIFYEILDQLGEMPLPPYIKEQLPEQDRYQTVYAKEKGSAAAPTAGLHFTDKLLEDIKAMGVNIVFVTLHVGLGTFRPVSVDSVEDHDMHSEFYSMSESAAKTLNEAKAAGRRIISVGTTSTRTLETIVRDHDGKFVATRGWTDIFIYPPYKFRAIDGLITNFHLPKSTLIMMISALAGKEAILHAYNEAVKEEYRFFSFGDAMLIL, from the coding sequence ATGCAGATAGAAGATTTTGATTTTCATTTACCAGAAGAATTAATTGCACAAACACCGCTTAAGGATCGTACATCTTCACGCTTATGTGTTTTGGATAAACAGACTAGCGAAATTACCCACCGTAGTTTCAAAGATATTACTACTTACCTTCAAGCAGGAGACTGTTTAGTGTTAAATGACACAAAAGTATTACCTGCAAGATTGTACGGCGTAAAATCAGATACAGGTGCAAAAATAGAGGTATTACTTTTACATCAACAAGAAGAAGATACATGGGAAGTACTCGTGAAACCAGCAAAAAAAGTTAAAGTTGGCACGGAAATCATATTTGGTAATGGAAAGTTAAAAGCGACTTGTATTGATCTAAAAGATCACGGTGGTCGAATCATGACTTTTTCTTATACAGGTATTTTTTATGAGATTTTAGACCAATTAGGTGAGATGCCATTACCTCCATATATTAAAGAACAATTACCAGAGCAAGATAGATATCAAACTGTCTATGCGAAAGAGAAAGGTTCTGCAGCTGCACCTACTGCTGGGTTACACTTTACCGATAAGTTGTTAGAAGATATCAAAGCTATGGGTGTCAATATTGTTTTTGTCACATTACATGTAGGACTTGGTACATTTCGACCAGTCAGTGTTGATTCAGTTGAAGATCACGATATGCACTCGGAATTTTATTCCATGTCGGAATCTGCAGCAAAAACACTGAATGAAGCCAAGGCAGCTGGAAGAAGAATTATCTCTGTAGGCACCACATCTACGCGCACACTAGAAACGATTGTTCGCGACCATGATGGCAAGTTTGTTGCTACTAGAGGGTGGACAGATATTTTTATCTATCCTCCATATAAATTCCGCGCGATTGATGGTCTAATCACAAATTTCCATTTACCGAAATCAACATTAATTATGATGATAAGTGCGTTAGCGGGTAAGGAAGCAATCCTTCATGCTTACAATGAAGCAGTGAAAGAAGAATATCGTTTCTTCAGCTTTGGTGACGCAATGTTAATCTTATAA
- a CDS encoding post-transcriptional regulator, whose protein sequence is MTVVPIYNGIGGDKMEIKHKVDEWKQTIIPALQSKAEELEMLGYSQATSDDVWRCLKEKVWKGDPEKQLYEVVQDIFHLGSNIYLSYLTMSSYQNEDLLASIAALTENNVVEDE, encoded by the coding sequence ATGACAGTTGTTCCCATCTATAATGGAATTGGTGGCGATAAAATGGAAATAAAGCATAAGGTGGATGAGTGGAAACAAACTATTATTCCAGCATTACAGAGTAAAGCAGAAGAGTTAGAGATGTTAGGCTATTCACAAGCGACTTCAGATGATGTATGGCGATGCTTAAAAGAAAAGGTGTGGAAAGGAGATCCAGAAAAACAGTTATATGAAGTTGTTCAGGATATCTTTCACCTAGGTTCAAACATTTACTTAAGTTATTTAACCATGTCTTCCTATCAAAATGAGGACTTGCTGGCATCTATTGCTGCATTGACGGAGAATAATGTAGTTGAAGACGAATAA